AgaatctctctttcctcctcccctctcccccttagacagggtttctctgtatatccctgtctggtcttgaactcagagatctgccttcctctgtctccctggaattaaaggcatgtgctaccgtGCCCAGATGAGACTCTCTtttttgtaaatatctgtttttgtgtgcataagtgttttgccttcacatatgtgcattatgtgtgcagtgcctgtgaaagccagaagaggccatcagatcccctggaactggagttccagagtGCTGTGAGCAGCCCTgtgtgtactttaaaaaaaaaaaaaaactcggggctggggatttagctcagtggtagagcacttgcctaggaagcacaaggccctgggttcggtccccagctccgaaaaaaagaccaaaaaaaaaaaaaaaaaaaaaaaaaaaaaaaaactctggaaGGGTACCCAGTGAGTCATTAaaccatctggtttttttttttttaaatatttttttttctttttttcggagctggggaccaaacccagggccttgtgcttgctaggcaagcgctctaccactgagccaaatccccaacccctaaaaatatttttatatacacacacacacatgcacacacatacatgcacagacaaacatgcacatgcacacacacacacacacacacacacacacacacacacacacacacacacagatacgccgcacctttcttcagacacaccagaagagggcatcggatcccattacagatggttgtgagccaccatgtggttgctgggaattgaactcaggacctctggaagagcagtcagtgctcttaaccactgagccatctccccagctcaaaccatctatttcttctttctaattttttttttggttcttttttttcggagctggggaccgaacccagggccttgcgttctttctaatttttaaaagcagaatctgactctggctctggctctggcccTTGAACTCATAGCCGCACTAGTCCCTGCCTCCCGAATGGTACGTATGCCGCGCACGCGTCCTAACTATTCTTGTTAATGGTGTGCTAATTGCTTATCTCATCATCATGAACTGGGTTGCCTAAAGGGAAAACTGAGCAGCAGTTTGCCTGCCTCCACCTGCAGACGTGCCAGACATCCTCCCGATTTTATCCCTTCAAACCTGAATTCGGAGCTGCAGGCTTCGGTTGGCTTGCTCCAGGGACCGCTGCCGGCTCTCCAGGTCTTTAGAGCGCTGCTGTTCCTTCTGTAATTTGCGGATATAATCCACAGATGCCTTCAGGATGGTTCCCTTGTTCCAGCGCATCTCCCTGTGGGGCCGAAGGAGGAAAGACAGAGTGCTGCATGTGATATCGCTCAGGGGGATTGTACCAGGTAGACAGAACATCTGACCATGTCAGAATTTGAGGTAAATCAAAGGGTTAGAGTGCTTACAGTAAACCCTATGCTTGCAATCTTCCAGTGGTGACCATTATATCTCCAAACCCGGAAGCCCTCTTGACCCTTTCTGGCTCCTTTTCCCCAACAATAGCCAAGTCTGGCCTCTCAAGTGTTAATGTAGGAAACTATTTTCATTTCAGGCCCTCCCTGTACTTGGACACAGCCCTGCACCTAGAGTACTTTCTGTCCACCATGTGGCCTCCTCGATCTTCCCCATTCCTGTTCTGTGCTTATATACAGAGCTCCATCTTTTAGGCTCGCTATTCAAGCATTTTCTTGTCAGCTGAGGCCTGCCCAGCCCTACTCTGCTCGTGGCCAGCTAGCTTCACCATTCCAATCCACTGTGCAGGggtgtttgcttgcatgtatgtgtacgcAGCGACAGCACCTGcctgatgcccatggaggccaggaaagggtatcagatgccttggaactggagcaaaacccaggtcctctggaaaagcagtcagtgctcttaactgctgggcacACTCTTCAGGTCCCgtgtcctttttgttgttttgaggctgtcctcaaactctagctcctcctgcctcagactgctGAGTGCTGGGCTACCAGGCATACACCAGTAAGCCCAGTTCCCCTCTGTTCACTGTGTTCTCCAACCCTCCTTAGAAACGAAGTCACGGATTTTCTTTCATCAGATCCAAAGGACAATGGAGGTTTTCCCTTTGGTTCCCTCTGCTATCCTCAGAGCCTAGCAGAGTACCTGGTACAAAGCAAAGGCCCAATAGTGAACCCTAAGTGTGCGAAAGAAGTACAAAATGAACAGAACGCTTGTGCTTATGTTCCACAGGGTGTAGATAGGACAAACACTGTGGATTCAAAGTCGGAGGGTCTATAGTCCCCCAGCTAAGAATAAGACAGGGAGCTCTTTTGCGGGGGACGTAATGTTTTTTTGATgcagagtctcactctgtagcccaggatagcctagagcttactatgtagcccaggctggtcttgaactcatggcaatcctcctgccccagcctccccaatgctgggagTACAGGTGTGAGCCTCAGCACCTGGCTCAGAGAACTTTTGTCTGGGCAAGACCACATGGCAGACACACCAAGGAACAACTTCCCTGGTCCAGGGTGCTTGTTCCACCTCCCATTGGCCTGGGGTCCCCAGCCCAGACTCACGGATCATTGGACTTGGGGATGAGGGTGCCCAGCTCTTTGATCCTATCGTTAATGTTGAATCGCCTGCGTCGTTCAACTTTcaagagagggggagaaaaagaaaagagtaggAAAGAGTCATCAATCggtgaaggaagagagaggagcagGGGTGCTGGGAGGCTCCCCATGAAGGCGGCCCTTGAAGCAAGGAGCACGGCAGGGCTGTGTGGCAGGGGGGCAAGTGCACCTGCTCTGGGGCTTACTTAGGTTGTGATTGTCTTTCTTCTGTCGCTCCTTCAAAAGGGCCTTTGCCTCGGTTTCTGGAAGAGAGTGAGGGTGGATATCAGGGCTTCTGGGTATAGGAAGCAGAGTCCCTGCAGATGCAGAGGTAGGGGCTAGTGGGAGAGGGACAGAAGCTGAGACTTAGAGATGGGGTCTTGCTTtcttgtccaggctggccttgaacacctgaCTTAAACCATCCTCCTTGATAGTCTCCAATTAGCTGCAACTACAAAGTTTGGCCACGGAGCCAGACTTGaaagtgattaaaaaaactagatttatttttatttcctgtttatggatgttttgccttcatgtgtgaatgcacaccacatgcacacctcGCACTCAAGaactcagaagagggcactggatcccctgaaacttgaattacagatggtcgtggccaccatatggatgctgggaatcaaacccaggactggaagaatagccagtgagTGCTCTTTACTGCCgagctgtctctctggctctgttgtcatcgtcttcctctttttcttcttcttcgtcttcttttgatgttgctgtttctcctcctcctcctcctcttcctcctccttcttcttcttcctcttcttcttcctcctcctcttcttcctcctcctcttcttctcttctgtctttttatttaaaagccaGGGCTTCAATATGTAGCCCATagtgtcttccaagtgctgggaccacaATCTTGCACCACGATACTTCTGTTGACTGTTTTAAAAGATGTCTTGAACCAGGCCTGGTACTTCATGCCTATAAGCCCAGCATtgtgacagagagggaggaagattgctccaagttcaatgccagcctgggctatacagggAGTTCCAGAGCTGGGCATTTGTGCAGAGCTCTGTAGtttcagcactcgggaggcccAGGCAAGAGGACTGCTGGGAATTTGagatcagcctaggctacagagcgaaactgtgtctcaaaaaaaaaaaaaaaatacctaaataaataaataaataaataaataaaacggcTCTCTTTGTTACTTTTCAAAATGAAACTGTGGTGGTAACAGGCCTTCGTTACACCCAAGATAAGGGCAAGTCAGAGAAAACATGGTGAAAGTAGGACCAAGAGCCATGagataaaaacaacaaacaggggttggggatttagctcaggggtagagcgcttgcctagcaagcgcaaggccctgggttcggtccccagctccgaaaaatagaaaaaagaaaaaagaaaaaaaacccaacaaacaaacaaaaccaaaccaaaaaaggaAAGCAGctccctttgtttctcttttctgtggtGCTTGGGATGGAGCCTACTGTCTTGCAGATGGTAAGCTACCCTCCCACCCCAGCCTCAACCCCCGACTGAAAAATTCAAACCCTTCCCTAGAACTAGATTGAGCTCCAAGCTCAGGTTGTGACAGGGCAGGACAGGGTGGGATGGAAGGGCTAAGACCCTGGCTAGCACTTACCCGAGATCTCCCGTTTGATGTTAGGCAGCTCAGCAGGACAGGAATTGCTGACAGTGATGGCTGGGGTGGCCACACCCTGACTGCTGTACACATCAAGTAGATTTCCTGACACAGGCAGCTGTAGACAGCAAAGGCACAGAACAGCCTCCTCAAATCCAGGCTCCTGACCCTCACGTACTAAAAGCTAGCACCCTCTACTGCACTGTCTGGGGGATCCAAGTCTTCTCTTTCAGGGAAGTCTCACATGATACTTAAGAGCGAAACAGAACCAAGTGAACTTTCCCTGGTTTGTGGGAACTGGGTGGGGGGAAGAGGCACACCCACTCAGCCCCTCAAACATCTCAGTGGCTTCTGAAGCCTTTCTTCAAAACCCCAAAGCTGGCTCTGAGAAGAACTatgctggaggaaaaaaaaatcacaattctcAGGTTCTCTGTCAGTTCTGCTCTGCATTCCAGGCCATTAGCTGCTTCCAGCATTCCCGACCAGCATTCTCGGAGCACTCCAACTCAGTCTTTTCAGACCTTGGTCAATTATCATGGCAACATGCCATCCAGAATCTGGCTTTCTGAAGCATTCCAGCCTAGTCCCCAGCCTCAAGTGTGATCCCTACtttaaaagccatgagctcttcCTGTCATTTACCAAGGTCTTGACTCTAGATCTACCCACACATCTTGATATCTCAGATTCACTAGTCTAAGTCTTTCTCAGCTACTGCTGCTTTTATAGCAGTCTAGATTTTGTCTGGCTCTCTTCCTATGCTAGATACACTCTGGTGCAATACACTCATATAGAAGTGCACCCCATCCTGGCCCTCAACAAACTGTCAGATACACAAACTCTAGTTGTGTCCAAACCAGTGAAAAGTTATGAAGTGgacctttttgtgtgtgtggcacTGAGGACAGAACCTAGGACCTCACCCACACGAGGCAAGCACTCTGCTCGGCTACATCCCCAAACTACTACCATTTTTATACAAGGTTCTATCCTTTCGGGATGTTGGGAAGCTGAGATAACTTGCAAGTGGTGAGGGTTTTCGGAATGTTCCAGAATCAGATTGTTATAACAGCAGATCTCTTGCTCTGAAAGTCatagccattttttttaaaacaaggctTGAGCCTCTTAGCCCAATTCACTGCAAGGGACCTGGCACATTCTAAATAGTACAAGGTCCAACCACTTACTAGCTTTTGGGTTCCAATTATTATACGGTAGTACCTGAATCTCTTGGCATGTTGGAACTGTTACATGATCTCCACTTCTTGGTACTTAGCAGAGCACAGCCCAAGTGCCCAGGTAATAGTATATCTATAAACTTCCCATATTATGTATACCCAAGTTTACCAGGGCCACCTGTCCATGAAATCTTAACAAAGGCCTGAGGGCAGTAGCAGCCTAAGCATCATTCTCAATATAAGGCCTTTCTCTCTATCTTTGGACAATGCATGGCAAGGGTTGCTCATATACACACAGCCGATTCGGGTGTGGTCTTAGTGACAGAAGAATGCCATAATGTTCAGACCACCTCCCTTCTTAGGGCCTCACCGTGCTGGGGAGCTGCAGCCCTGCAGTGCCTCCAGGAAGATAGCTGAGCATCTCATCGTTGTAACTGGACTCCAGGCTGATGATCTCATCAATGACATCATCAATCTGGGGGAAGAATAGATACTGAACAGGGTTAGCAGAACTGGAAGGGGAGGCTGGGGTGGGAGTAGCTTAATGGTAGAGTGCTGGCCTGACACgggcaaggccctaggttctattcccagcatctcaggcattcacacacaccaacaaaacaAGAATAAACAAAGTGGATGAAGAGTATGAGGGAGGTTAGCTACGGCCTCTTACCTCCTTCTCTGAGCTGGACCCAATGGTGAGCAATGCCATGGGGCTGTTAGGAGCACTGCCTGTAGGGCCGGTGGCATGAGCAGTTTCAGGGGCAGGAAGTGGCTGAGCACTGGAAGGCCCTGGTGGTGGGGTGAGGGCCTGTGAAGCCAGCTTGGGCCCAAGTGTAGTAGACAAGTACTGTTTCACCTGTTGCCGGCGAGCTTGCTGCAAGTGGTAGCGTGTAGGGTTCTCTAGGTGGGTTTGAACCTGTGAAATAAAAGACCGTGCGGAAGGAGAGAAGGCACAAAAGAGCTCAGAGACGGAACTCTGAGCTCCAGGCTGTAACTCAACTATTTTTAGGCTCATGTGAACTAACGGGGCCTGGAATTTGAGAACATCTCAAAATTCTTAGTGGATATCCCCAAAACCCCAAACTTCTTTTCCCAGAAATCCTTTAGAGCCTCCAAAATCTACCCAGGGCTCATAAGTTCCCTCAGTTTCTAGATCACCTTGTCAGAGTCTTCAGCGCTCCCTGCTACATCT
The window above is part of the Rattus norvegicus strain BN/NHsdMcwi chromosome X, GRCr8, whole genome shotgun sequence genome. Proteins encoded here:
- the Tfe3 gene encoding transcription factor E3 isoform X4, translating into MSHATETARDGVEASAEGPRAVFVLLEERRPADSAQLLSLNSLLPESGIVADIELENILDPDSFYELKSQPLSLRSSLPISLQATPTTPATLSASSSAGGSRTPAMSSSSSRVLLRQQLMRAQAQEQERRERREQAAAAPFPSPAPASPAISVIGVSAGGHTLSRPPPAQVPREVLKVQTHLENPTRYHLQQARRQQVKQYLSTTLGPKLASQALTPPPGPSSAQPLPAPETAHATGPTGSAPNSPMALLTIGSSSEKEIDDVIDEIISLESSYNDEMLSYLPGGTAGLQLPSTLPVSGNLLDVYSSQGVATPAITVSNSCPAELPNIKREISGMKYQAWFKTSFKTVNRSIVVQDCGPSTWKTLWATY
- the Tfe3 gene encoding transcription factor E3 isoform X3, whose protein sequence is MSSSSSRVLLRQQLMRAQAQEQERRERREQAAAAPFPSPAPASPAISVIGVSAGGHTLSRPPPAQVPREVLKVQTHLENPTRYHLQQARRQQVKQYLSTTLGPKLASQALTPPPGPSSAQPLPAPETAHATGPTGSAPNSPMALLTIGSSSEKEIDDVIDEIISLESSYNDEMLSYLPGGTAGLQLPSTLPVSGNLLDVYSSQGVATPAITVSNSCPAELPNIKREISETEAKALLKERQKKDNHNLIERRRRFNINDRIKELGTLIPKSNDPEMRWNKGTILKASVDYIRKLQKEQQRSKDLESRQRSLEQANRSLQLRIQELELQAQIHGLPVPPNPGLLSLATSSVSDSLKPEQLDIEEEGRPSTTTFHVSGGPTQNAPPQQPPAPPSDTLLDLHFPSDHLGDLGDPFHLGLEDILMEEEGMVGGLSGGALSPLRAASDPLLSSVSPAVSKSSSRRSSFSMEDES